Proteins co-encoded in one Kribbella qitaiheensis genomic window:
- a CDS encoding FtsX-like permease family protein: MGHNWGPALRIARRTALRSPGRTALIAALIGLPVMAASWLGMLALSMSPTGEARATELIGKADAQVVVTVHQTVTVDYQQVENGGYKYSQDPSKDVQRDPGKVDLSQLLPAGTKLAARTSTISTTTIRTTGSAAASYPVDLVDGTAGLSTGTYLLDQGRLPSATNEVALSPALAKHLGLLTGGKLKPGAEISAQDGPSYQVVGIAKTPAATKARSIWAPPTSPLASQGADAERGYLADLPATAELQALQEKLAGQGVVLTPRAVIVDPPAGFENSYAGSGIAVMMLVIGFGVLEIVLLAGTAFAVGARRQTRTLGLVAATGGTPADIRRIVLAQGIVIGLVGAGGGIAVAAVALVAGKPLWESLTGRLITEIQFPVGRLLLIGAIGAIAGLLAAVVPAHTAAKQPPMAALAGRFATSGRATKLRRPALLLVAGGVVAVVLGTSWMAAIYAHHKKDAAADPNVYQGGITPEQPIALILLGITCVIAGLVWVLPNLIARAATIGKALPLSGRLALRDAARHRHRTGPAAAAIMMSVAGTAAMAFALANSFAASAKDYVPTGRDGDAIVRYNGDNTSTGNTGTVIWTAALERNVAGALPTKSISRLGPVNPPGAHSERQGQFVYTDPLVAFPLGAHMAAAPLLAVDPDFIASLGGNGTEMAAELRAGKIIVQTPGFEGDKARLGTWAGTASGKERQILVSKLKPSHELAAFERQALVATQTAKTLGTITVQQTHLALTREPTKTELETAANFLGSEDALKIEKGYESPADLALVILLSAAGVVTLLGVAIAVSLSAAEGRADLATLAAVGAKPRQRRSLAAAQAWLIGQLGCVLGVFVGALYGYTARVAFGSPYFAIPWRELGGIVVVIPLAAGLLAWLLTRSRLPMVSRID; the protein is encoded by the coding sequence ATGGGACACAACTGGGGACCGGCCCTCCGGATAGCACGCCGTACCGCGCTTCGCTCGCCCGGCCGCACCGCGTTGATCGCGGCGCTGATCGGCCTGCCGGTAATGGCCGCGAGCTGGCTCGGCATGTTGGCGCTCAGCATGTCCCCGACCGGAGAAGCGCGGGCGACCGAGTTGATCGGCAAGGCGGATGCGCAGGTTGTCGTGACCGTCCACCAGACCGTCACGGTCGACTACCAGCAGGTCGAGAACGGCGGCTACAAGTACAGCCAGGATCCCAGCAAGGACGTGCAACGCGATCCTGGCAAGGTCGACCTGTCGCAGCTCCTTCCCGCCGGAACGAAACTGGCCGCCCGGACCAGCACGATCTCCACGACGACGATCAGGACCACCGGCTCGGCCGCTGCCTCCTACCCGGTCGACCTGGTGGACGGGACCGCCGGCCTGTCGACCGGCACCTATTTGCTGGACCAGGGACGATTGCCATCAGCAACGAATGAGGTTGCCCTCAGCCCGGCACTCGCCAAACATCTCGGCCTGCTGACCGGCGGAAAACTCAAGCCGGGCGCCGAGATCTCGGCCCAGGACGGGCCCAGCTACCAGGTGGTCGGCATCGCCAAGACCCCGGCCGCGACCAAGGCCAGGTCGATCTGGGCACCGCCCACTTCGCCCTTGGCCAGCCAGGGCGCGGACGCCGAGCGAGGGTATCTGGCGGACCTTCCCGCCACCGCGGAGCTGCAAGCCCTGCAGGAAAAACTGGCCGGCCAAGGGGTCGTACTCACGCCTCGGGCCGTCATCGTCGACCCGCCGGCCGGCTTCGAAAACTCGTACGCCGGCAGCGGGATCGCCGTGATGATGCTGGTGATCGGCTTCGGCGTACTCGAGATCGTCCTGCTCGCCGGTACGGCGTTCGCGGTCGGCGCCCGGCGCCAGACCCGGACGCTCGGCCTCGTCGCGGCGACGGGCGGCACTCCGGCCGACATCCGCCGCATCGTGCTCGCGCAGGGGATCGTCATCGGTCTGGTCGGCGCCGGCGGCGGCATCGCGGTGGCAGCGGTCGCGCTGGTGGCCGGAAAGCCGTTGTGGGAATCGCTGACCGGCCGGTTGATCACCGAGATTCAGTTCCCGGTCGGCCGGCTCTTGCTGATCGGAGCGATCGGCGCCATCGCGGGGTTGCTGGCGGCCGTGGTACCGGCGCATACGGCCGCGAAGCAGCCGCCGATGGCTGCGTTGGCCGGGCGATTCGCGACGTCCGGGAGGGCCACCAAGCTGCGGCGGCCCGCGCTGCTCCTGGTCGCGGGCGGCGTCGTCGCCGTCGTTCTCGGCACCAGCTGGATGGCAGCCATCTATGCACATCACAAGAAGGACGCGGCCGCCGATCCCAACGTCTACCAGGGCGGGATCACCCCGGAGCAGCCGATCGCGCTGATCCTGCTCGGCATCACCTGCGTGATCGCCGGCCTGGTCTGGGTGCTGCCGAATCTGATCGCGCGGGCCGCCACCATCGGCAAAGCGCTCCCGCTGAGCGGACGGCTCGCCCTCCGCGACGCCGCACGGCACCGGCACCGGACCGGTCCGGCCGCAGCCGCGATCATGATGTCGGTCGCGGGGACCGCGGCGATGGCCTTCGCGTTGGCCAACTCCTTCGCGGCGTCGGCCAAGGACTATGTGCCGACAGGGCGGGACGGCGACGCGATCGTCAGGTACAACGGCGACAACACGAGCACGGGCAACACCGGAACCGTGATCTGGACCGCCGCGCTGGAGCGGAACGTGGCCGGCGCCTTGCCGACCAAGAGCATCAGCCGGCTCGGTCCGGTGAACCCGCCGGGAGCCCACTCCGAGCGGCAGGGCCAGTTCGTCTACACGGATCCCTTGGTGGCGTTCCCGCTGGGCGCTCACATGGCGGCCGCGCCCTTGCTGGCGGTCGATCCGGACTTCATCGCGAGTCTCGGTGGCAACGGCACCGAGATGGCCGCTGAACTTCGGGCCGGCAAGATCATCGTCCAGACGCCCGGTTTCGAAGGCGACAAAGCGCGGCTGGGCACCTGGGCCGGGACAGCGTCCGGCAAGGAACGACAGATCCTCGTCAGCAAGCTGAAGCCGTCCCACGAACTCGCAGCCTTCGAGCGGCAGGCCCTGGTCGCGACGCAGACAGCCAAGACGCTCGGCACGATCACCGTCCAGCAGACACATCTCGCACTCACCCGCGAACCGACCAAGACCGAACTCGAGACCGCGGCGAACTTCCTCGGTTCCGAGGACGCCCTGAAGATCGAGAAGGGCTACGAGAGTCCGGCCGACCTGGCGCTCGTCATCCTGTTGTCCGCCGCCGGTGTGGTGACCTTGCTCGGTGTCGCGATCGCCGTCTCGCTGTCGGCCGCGGAGGGCCGGGCCGACCTCGCGACGCTGGCGGCGGTGGGAGCCAAACCACGCCAGCGGCGCAGCCTCGCCGCTGCCCAGGCCTGGTTGATCGGCCAACTCGGATGCGTGCTCGGGGTGTTCGTCGGTGCCCTGTACGGCTACACGGCCCGGGTCGCCTTCGGTTCGCCGTACTTCGCGATCCCGTGGCGGGAGCTGGGTGGCATCGTGGTCGTGATCCCGTTGGCCGCGGGCCTGCTCGCCTGGCTGTTGACCCGCTCTCGGCTGCCCATGGTCAGCCGGATCGACTAG
- a CDS encoding ABC transporter ATP-binding protein: MNSILDIRKLTRQHGTGDQAVYALRGVDLAVATGELVAVMGPSGSGKSTLLTCAGGLDQPTSGEILIDGNDITTLSRNSVAALRRRRIGYVFQDFNLIPALTAAENVALPLELDGARARTARKYAEAALLEVAIPELADRFPDDMSGGQRQRVAIARAIVGERRLLLADEPTGALDSDTGEAVLQLLRDRCDQHGIGGVLVTHDARHAAWADRVVYLRDGVLVGQAGPLPEADVLLEAR; encoded by the coding sequence ATGAACAGCATTCTGGATATCCGCAAGCTGACCCGGCAGCACGGCACGGGCGACCAAGCCGTGTACGCGCTCCGCGGCGTCGATCTGGCCGTCGCCACCGGCGAGCTGGTCGCGGTGATGGGGCCCTCCGGATCCGGCAAGTCGACCCTGCTCACCTGCGCGGGCGGACTCGACCAGCCGACCAGCGGCGAGATCCTGATCGACGGCAACGACATCACGACGCTCAGCCGGAACTCCGTCGCCGCCCTGCGCCGCCGCCGGATCGGCTACGTCTTCCAGGACTTCAACCTGATCCCCGCACTCACCGCGGCCGAGAACGTCGCACTTCCGCTAGAACTGGACGGTGCCCGTGCCCGTACCGCGCGCAAGTACGCCGAAGCTGCCCTGCTGGAGGTGGCCATCCCTGAGCTGGCCGACAGGTTTCCCGACGACATGTCCGGTGGGCAGCGGCAGCGGGTCGCGATCGCCCGCGCGATCGTCGGCGAACGGCGGCTCCTCCTCGCCGACGAGCCGACCGGAGCACTCGACTCCGACACCGGCGAGGCAGTCCTCCAACTGCTCCGCGACCGCTGCGACCAGCACGGCATCGGCGGCGTCCTCGTCACCCACGACGCCCGGCACGCCGCCTGGGCGGACCGCGTCGTCTACCTGCGCGATGGTGTCCTGGTAGGCCAGGCCGGCCCGCTGCCCGAGGCCGACGTCCTGCTGGAAGCCCGCTGA
- a CDS encoding PadR family transcriptional regulator, producing the protein MSIKHGLLALLRTEPKYGYQLRGEFEAATGSTWPLNIGQVYTTLTRLERDGFVAAAHGEGDGDGRSMYEITDAGRAELINWFETPVTRESRPRDELAIKLALALAVPGVNVTAVVQRQRGSTMQALQEMTRLKRQSSDGDISWRLVLESMIFAAEAEIRWLDHCEAMLSRHQKTQPQKASVSKPQNTDPGVRR; encoded by the coding sequence ATGTCGATCAAACACGGGCTGCTGGCCCTGCTGCGGACAGAGCCCAAGTACGGGTACCAACTGCGCGGGGAGTTCGAAGCCGCCACCGGTTCCACCTGGCCGCTGAACATCGGGCAGGTCTACACCACCCTGACCCGGCTGGAGCGGGACGGATTCGTCGCGGCCGCTCACGGCGAGGGGGACGGCGACGGCCGATCGATGTACGAGATCACCGATGCCGGCCGGGCCGAGCTGATCAACTGGTTCGAGACCCCGGTGACGCGCGAGTCGCGGCCGCGGGACGAGCTGGCGATCAAGCTGGCCCTCGCGCTCGCAGTACCGGGGGTGAACGTGACCGCGGTGGTGCAGCGGCAACGCGGCTCGACGATGCAGGCGCTGCAGGAGATGACCCGGCTGAAGCGCCAGAGCAGCGACGGCGACATCTCCTGGCGCCTCGTCCTGGAGTCGATGATCTTCGCCGCCGAGGCCGAGATCCGCTGGCTCGACCACTGCGAGGCGATGCTCTCGCGCCATCAGAAAACACAGCCTCAAAAAGCGTCCGTGAGCAAGCCGCAGAACACCGACCCGGGGGTCCGACGATGA
- a CDS encoding TetR/AcrR family transcriptional regulator, whose product MPRNPERRTQLADAGLAVLAESGARGLTHRAVDAAAGLPAGTASNYFRTRDALLGALGERIFERLAPDDAVLAPLAEREPSIDLVVDYVRYIVERLLGRPELSLALFDLRLEAARNPGLHEILARTLRQGFDTDVSFHVQAGLPGGAEEVRLLHFALDGLVLDQLTPGTGRPYDIDAITAKIVRRLVRSE is encoded by the coding sequence GTGCCCAGGAACCCGGAACGCCGCACCCAGCTGGCCGACGCCGGCCTCGCCGTACTGGCCGAGTCCGGCGCCCGCGGCCTGACCCATCGCGCGGTCGATGCTGCGGCCGGCCTGCCCGCGGGTACGGCGTCGAACTACTTCCGCACCCGCGACGCCCTGCTCGGCGCCCTCGGCGAGCGAATCTTCGAACGCCTCGCCCCCGACGACGCAGTACTTGCACCACTCGCCGAACGCGAGCCGTCGATCGACCTGGTCGTCGACTACGTGCGCTACATCGTCGAGCGACTCCTCGGCCGCCCCGAGCTCTCACTCGCCCTGTTCGATCTCCGCCTCGAAGCCGCCCGCAACCCAGGCCTGCACGAGATCCTGGCGCGCACCCTCCGGCAGGGCTTCGACACCGACGTCTCGTTCCACGTCCAAGCCGGCCTGCCGGGCGGCGCCGAAGAGGTCCGGCTGCTCCATTTCGCGCTCGACGGCCTCGTCCTGGACCAACTCACCCCAGGCACCGGCCGCCCGTACGACATCGACGCCATCACCGCCAAGATCGTCCGCCGCCTGGTCCGATCCGAGTAG
- a CDS encoding VOC family protein: MQPAAFGATVVTSKPAEVAAFYQQHFELQITIDLGWFICVRRGDASWELAITERGHESVPAAVSAAKDSTNVFGFIVEDADKVAQALTEAGVPLEGEVVTEVWGQRHFHVRDPEGTWIDVIQLVAPDPDWLAANLPAS; the protein is encoded by the coding sequence ATGCAACCCGCCGCCTTCGGCGCCACCGTGGTCACCTCCAAGCCCGCTGAGGTCGCCGCGTTCTATCAGCAACACTTCGAGCTGCAGATCACGATCGACCTGGGCTGGTTCATCTGCGTCCGCCGGGGCGACGCGAGCTGGGAGCTCGCGATCACCGAACGCGGCCACGAGTCGGTGCCGGCCGCGGTGTCCGCAGCGAAGGACAGCACGAACGTCTTCGGCTTCATCGTCGAGGACGCCGACAAGGTCGCCCAGGCGCTGACCGAGGCAGGCGTACCGCTGGAGGGCGAGGTCGTCACCGAGGTCTGGGGCCAGCGCCACTTCCACGTCCGCGACCCCGAAGGCACCTGGATCGACGTCATCCAACTGGTCGCCCCTGATCCCGACTGGCTGGCGGCCAATCTGCCCGCCTCCTGA
- a CDS encoding NAD(P)H-quinone oxidoreductase: MRAVVCDGAGGVEVLRVGEIPDPTPAVDEVVIDVVAAGVNRADLLQRQGNYPPPPGAPGTIGLEVSGTISAVGSAVEDWSIGDECCALLAGGGYAEKVVVPAPQVMPVPEGIDLVSAAALPEVVATVWSNIFMTAHLKEGETLLVHGGASGIGTMAIQLGVAHGARVICTVGSTDKMDFCTRLGADVAINYKDAEWASVVNEATNKAGADVILDIMGAKYLSDNVKTLAYDGRLVVIGMQGGTRGEIDLGRLMSRRGSITGAGLRVRSVEDKGRILAEVVGHVWPLVAAKKVRPIVHRTFPLDAVAQAHETLEQSTQIGKVLLTL; the protein is encoded by the coding sequence ATGCGAGCTGTCGTGTGTGATGGGGCCGGTGGGGTCGAGGTGCTGCGGGTCGGCGAGATCCCGGATCCGACGCCGGCGGTGGACGAGGTTGTCATCGACGTGGTTGCGGCCGGGGTCAACCGGGCCGATCTGCTGCAGCGGCAAGGGAACTACCCGCCGCCGCCCGGTGCGCCCGGGACGATCGGGCTCGAGGTGTCCGGCACGATCTCCGCGGTCGGCTCCGCGGTCGAGGACTGGTCGATCGGTGACGAGTGCTGCGCGTTGCTCGCGGGTGGTGGATATGCCGAGAAGGTTGTAGTACCGGCTCCGCAGGTGATGCCCGTGCCGGAAGGTATCGACCTCGTGAGTGCGGCGGCGCTGCCCGAGGTGGTGGCGACGGTGTGGTCGAACATCTTCATGACGGCGCACCTGAAGGAAGGCGAGACGCTGCTCGTCCACGGCGGCGCGTCGGGGATCGGCACGATGGCGATCCAGTTGGGTGTCGCGCATGGTGCCCGGGTGATTTGCACGGTCGGAAGTACGGACAAGATGGATTTCTGTACGCGGCTCGGTGCCGACGTCGCGATCAACTACAAGGACGCCGAGTGGGCGTCGGTGGTGAACGAGGCGACGAACAAGGCCGGCGCCGACGTCATCCTCGACATCATGGGCGCGAAGTACCTGTCGGACAACGTGAAGACGCTCGCCTACGACGGCCGCCTGGTCGTGATCGGCATGCAGGGCGGCACCCGCGGCGAGATCGACCTCGGCCGGTTGATGAGCCGGCGCGGCTCCATCACCGGGGCCGGGCTACGGGTCCGGTCGGTCGAGGACAAGGGCCGCATCCTCGCCGAGGTGGTCGGCCACGTGTGGCCGCTGGTCGCCGCGAAGAAGGTCCGCCCGATCGTCCACCGCACCTTCCCCCTGGACGCCGTCGCCCAGGCCCACGAGACCCTCGAACAATCCACCCAGATCGGCAAGGTCCTCCTCACCCTCTGA
- the mobA gene encoding molybdenum cofactor guanylyltransferase translates to MGETVGVEFDVVVLAGGASARFGGVDKALVRVDGVTLLDRVLRATNLASSTVVVGPGREVCREVDWAVEEPPAGGPVAGIAAGLGNGEAAVVVVVSCDLPWLTEAAVASLVAGVGEHDGYGLRDSGGREQWLAAAYRRTALSAAVEALGDPRNQSVRRLFAGLDLSWSEPTSTADDADTWADLTPPARP, encoded by the coding sequence GTGGGGGAGACTGTGGGGGTGGAGTTCGATGTGGTGGTGTTGGCGGGGGGTGCGTCTGCGCGGTTCGGGGGTGTGGACAAGGCGTTGGTGCGGGTGGATGGAGTCACGCTGCTGGATCGGGTGCTGAGGGCAACTAATCTGGCGAGCTCGACGGTGGTGGTGGGTCCTGGGCGGGAGGTTTGCCGGGAGGTTGACTGGGCGGTTGAGGAACCGCCTGCTGGTGGGCCTGTTGCGGGGATCGCCGCGGGGCTGGGGAATGGCGAAGCGGCTGTGGTTGTGGTGGTTTCGTGTGATCTGCCGTGGTTGACGGAGGCAGCGGTGGCGAGTCTGGTCGCGGGAGTGGGCGAGCATGACGGGTACGGGCTGCGGGACAGCGGTGGGCGAGAGCAGTGGCTCGCGGCCGCGTACCGGCGTACTGCGTTGAGCGCCGCGGTCGAAGCGCTCGGTGATCCGCGCAACCAGTCGGTACGACGGTTGTTCGCCGGGCTCGACCTGAGCTGGAGCGAGCCGACCTCCACCGCCGACGACGCCGACACCTGGGCCGACCTCACCCCACCGGCGAGGCCCTGA
- a CDS encoding MerR family transcriptional regulator → MNTDDRTWRIGELAKATGVSMRSLHHYDAIGLLQPIRCSGAGHRLYSGADVRRLHRVVALRGFGLTLPRSVRCWTANSATRGSSSGGSWNKWTSNSRRRTGCGGRCSVFSTASTRRRNRRRRS, encoded by the coding sequence ATGAACACCGACGACAGGACCTGGCGGATCGGCGAGCTGGCCAAGGCGACCGGGGTCAGCATGCGGTCGCTGCATCACTACGACGCGATCGGGCTGCTGCAGCCAATACGGTGCAGTGGTGCGGGGCATCGCCTGTACTCCGGCGCCGACGTACGCCGGTTGCATCGGGTCGTCGCGCTGCGCGGATTCGGGCTGACGCTGCCGAGATCGGTCAGGTGCTGGACGGCGAACTCGGCGACCCGCGGGAGCTCGTCCGGCGGCAGCTGGAACAAGTGGACGAGCAACTCGCGACGGCGAACCGGCTGCGGCGGACGTTGCTCGGTGTTCTCGACGGCCTCGACCAGGCGACGGAACCGTCGACGGAGAAGTTGA
- a CDS encoding nitrilase-related carbon-nitrogen hydrolase, translated as MRAPRSSQYRRPGCAVRSRSTTGPPCSRPRAIENTCYVAAAAQNGKKYSGLSQVIDPQGIAIAAVGEADGHAVAEISADRLAKIRTQNPSLQNRRYTVTPR; from the coding sequence ATGCGGGCGCCGAGATCCTCGCAGTACCGGCGGCCTGGGTGCGCGGTCCGCTCAAGGAGCACCACTGGACCACCCTGCTCACGGCCCCGCGCGATCGAGAACACCTGTTACGTCGCCGCGGCCGCCCAGAACGGCAAGAAGTACTCCGGTCTGAGCCAGGTGATCGACCCACAGGGCATCGCGATCGCCGCGGTCGGCGAGGCCGATGGACACGCCGTCGCCGAGATCTCCGCCGACCGCCTCGCCAAGATCCGCACCCAGAACCCCTCCCTCCAAAACCGCCGCTACACGGTCACCCCCCGCTGA
- the cobC gene encoding Rv2231c family pyridoxal phosphate-dependent protein CobC, protein MDRLDGFDLEHHGDLEVGGGLVDLAVNVRAGTPPPWLLDEISAGLTDLASYPRQDAALAAIAARHGCAPEQILLTAGAAEAFVLIARAFRPKHPVVVHPQFTEPEAALRSAGHLVDRVVLRPEDGFVFDPGAVPADADLVVIGNPTNPTSVLHPADDLRELARPDRILVVDEAFMDAVPGEPESLVGASIPGLVVIRSLTKTWGLAGLRIGYVIAAAGLIEQLAAVQPHWPVSTPALAAAIACSNERAMAESAQAALDLDRQRAHLLAGLGADVRTYGVPRGPFVLVRVEGAAAIREALREQGYAVRRGDTFPGLGPDWLRIAVRPETVTDGFLKVWRDVLG, encoded by the coding sequence ATGGATCGCCTGGATGGGTTCGACCTGGAGCACCACGGTGATCTCGAGGTCGGGGGTGGGCTGGTCGACCTCGCGGTGAATGTGAGGGCCGGTACGCCGCCGCCCTGGTTGCTCGACGAGATCAGCGCCGGCCTGACCGACCTCGCGTCGTACCCGCGTCAGGACGCGGCCCTCGCCGCGATCGCCGCCCGCCACGGCTGCGCGCCCGAGCAGATCCTGCTGACCGCCGGCGCCGCCGAAGCGTTCGTCCTGATCGCCCGCGCCTTCCGCCCGAAGCACCCGGTCGTCGTGCATCCCCAGTTCACCGAGCCGGAGGCGGCGCTCAGATCGGCCGGTCACCTGGTCGACCGGGTCGTACTGCGCCCCGAGGACGGTTTCGTGTTCGACCCTGGCGCGGTTCCGGCGGACGCCGACCTGGTGGTGATCGGCAATCCCACCAACCCGACCTCCGTCCTGCACCCCGCCGACGACCTCCGCGAACTCGCGCGCCCCGACCGGATCCTCGTCGTCGACGAAGCCTTCATGGACGCCGTACCGGGTGAGCCCGAGTCGCTGGTCGGAGCGTCGATTCCGGGTCTGGTGGTGATCCGCAGCCTGACGAAGACCTGGGGGCTGGCCGGGCTCCGGATCGGCTACGTCATCGCCGCTGCCGGGTTGATCGAGCAGCTCGCCGCAGTACAGCCGCACTGGCCGGTGTCCACTCCTGCTCTGGCTGCGGCAATTGCTTGCAGCAACGAACGCGCAATGGCCGAATCGGCTCAGGCCGCGCTCGATCTGGACCGCCAGCGAGCTCACCTGCTGGCTGGTCTCGGCGCCGACGTTCGCACGTACGGCGTACCGCGGGGGCCGTTCGTGCTCGTTCGGGTGGAGGGGGCGGCGGCGATCCGGGAAGCGTTGCGGGAGCAGGGTTATGCGGTCCGGCGAGGGGACACGTTTCCGGGGCTCGGGCCGGATTGGCTGCGGATCGCAGTACGGCCCGAGACGGTCACGGACGGGTTCCTGAAGGTGTGGCGGGACGTGCTCGGCTGA
- a CDS encoding BatC protein — translation MGLEGDDITTSSGDGEGLADGGATPGAHDGGADGGSDGGADYGNPGSGNEGPADGGAAAGATDGGADGGAEGPADGGASSGTSDGGADGGAEGPADGGASSGVSDGGADGGADSGAGSDGNAGSEGPADGGASSGTSDGGADGGAGGGGGEGPADGGADPSATDGGADGGATGSSGSW, via the coding sequence ATGGGCCTCGAAGGCGATGACATCACCACCTCGTCCGGCGACGGTGAAGGCTTGGCCGACGGCGGCGCGACACCTGGTGCGCACGACGGCGGTGCCGATGGCGGCTCTGACGGCGGAGCGGACTACGGCAACCCGGGTTCGGGCAACGAAGGACCTGCCGACGGCGGGGCAGCGGCCGGTGCCACCGATGGTGGAGCTGATGGCGGCGCGGAGGGCCCCGCGGACGGCGGTGCTTCGTCTGGCACGAGCGATGGCGGTGCCGACGGTGGTGCGGAAGGTCCCGCGGACGGTGGCGCCTCGTCCGGTGTGAGCGACGGCGGCGCGGATGGCGGTGCCGACAGTGGTGCCGGCAGCGACGGCAATGCCGGTTCTGAAGGACCTGCGGACGGCGGTGCATCGTCCGGGACGAGCGATGGCGGCGCTGACGGTGGTGCCGGTGGCGGTGGCGGCGAGGGACCTGCTGACGGCGGCGCCGATCCCAGTGCGACCGATGGTGGAGCCGACGGCGGTGCGACCGGGAGCTCCGGAAGTTGGTGA
- a CDS encoding cupin domain-containing protein, producing the protein MTLQPEAGQLSDGQLPSERCPALRRCVTGDLEQFASSYWGSQALLSPAPDLPPGGFADLFSLATADELLSSRGLRTPFLRIAKDGTVVGDSQFTGAAGVGAEIGDQIRDDKVAALFAGGHTVVLQALHRTWPPLVDFATQLSVEAGHPVQINAYITPPESQGFSAHYDVHDVFVLQVAGEKHWTVHAPVHVDPLRNQPWTDHSAAVAAAARDQEPVVDAVLRPGDALYVPRGFLHSAKALGGVSAHLTVGMHTLTRYLLVQELAALAANQVDLRTALPLGFDPGDPAQVAQQLDKVVPLLAEQIRSTSAEDLAVRLRRRTWSGNRPAPLGPLAHAAAISSLAIGTTIRLRAGLRYRLVPGDPVLLQLSDRTISLPAATNEAVARICSGDEVRVGDLPGLDEADQLVVVRRLMTEAVVVASAH; encoded by the coding sequence GTGACGCTCCAGCCGGAGGCCGGGCAGCTATCGGACGGGCAGCTGCCGTCGGAGCGGTGCCCGGCTCTCCGGCGTTGCGTGACGGGCGACCTCGAACAGTTCGCCAGCAGCTACTGGGGGAGCCAAGCTCTGCTTTCGCCTGCGCCGGATCTTCCGCCCGGCGGCTTCGCTGATCTGTTCAGCCTGGCCACGGCCGATGAGCTGCTGTCGAGCCGAGGACTCCGTACACCGTTCCTGCGGATCGCCAAAGACGGCACGGTTGTCGGCGACAGCCAGTTCACCGGGGCTGCTGGAGTCGGTGCGGAGATCGGCGACCAGATCCGCGACGACAAGGTCGCTGCGCTCTTCGCCGGTGGGCACACTGTGGTTCTGCAAGCGCTGCACCGGACTTGGCCGCCGCTGGTCGACTTCGCGACGCAACTGTCGGTCGAGGCCGGCCACCCTGTGCAGATCAACGCGTACATCACACCGCCGGAGTCGCAGGGCTTCTCGGCGCACTACGACGTACATGACGTCTTCGTACTGCAAGTAGCCGGCGAGAAGCACTGGACCGTCCACGCTCCGGTCCATGTGGACCCGCTGCGCAACCAGCCGTGGACGGACCATTCCGCAGCAGTTGCAGCCGCCGCGCGCGATCAGGAACCAGTAGTAGATGCAGTACTGCGCCCTGGCGACGCCCTGTATGTACCGCGCGGATTCCTGCACTCGGCCAAAGCCCTTGGCGGAGTGAGTGCGCACCTGACGGTCGGAATGCACACGCTGACGCGGTACCTCCTCGTGCAGGAGCTGGCCGCGCTCGCCGCGAACCAGGTCGACCTGCGGACTGCCTTGCCGCTCGGGTTCGACCCGGGTGATCCGGCTCAGGTCGCACAGCAGTTGGATAAGGTGGTGCCACTGCTGGCCGAGCAGATCCGATCAACCTCCGCCGAAGATCTCGCAGTACGCCTGCGTCGCCGTACGTGGTCCGGCAACCGTCCGGCGCCACTAGGCCCGCTCGCCCACGCGGCAGCCATTTCTTCGCTTGCTATCGGTACTACGATTCGCCTGCGCGCGGGTCTGCGGTATCGGCTGGTGCCAGGCGATCCCGTGCTCTTGCAGCTCTCCGATCGCACCATCTCGTTGCCTGCAGCAACCAATGAGGCGGTGGCGAGGATCTGCTCGGGCGACGAGGTTCGGGTCGGTGACCTGCCGGGGTTGGATGAGGCCGACCAGTTGGTCGTCGTTCGACGGTTGATGACCGAGGCAGTCGTTGTCGCGAGCGCGCACTGA